One Salvelinus sp. IW2-2015 linkage group LG4q.2, ASM291031v2, whole genome shotgun sequence DNA window includes the following coding sequences:
- the LOC111963467 gene encoding proteasome subunit alpha type-3 isoform X1, producing the protein MSSIGTGYDLSASTFSPDGRVFQVEYAMKAVENSSTAIGIRCKDGVVFGVEKLVLSKLYEQGSNKRIFNVDRHVGMAVAGLLADARSLSEVAREEASNFRSNYGHNIPLKHLSERVAMYVHAYTLYSAVRPFGCSFILGSYDQDDGPQLYMVDPSGISYGYWGCAIGKAKQAAKTEIEKLQMKDMTCRELVKEVAKIIYIVHDEVKDKSFELELSWVGEVTNGKHELVPKDIREEAEKYAKDSLEEEDDSDEDNM; encoded by the exons ATGAGTTCAATTGGAACTGGG TATGATTTGTCTGCCTCCACCTTTTCCCCTGATGGAAGGGTGTTCCAGGTGGAATATGCCATGAAGGCAGTAGAAAACAGCAG CACAGCAATTGGGATACGATGCAAGGATGGGGTTGTGTTTGGTGTCGAGAAATTGGTTCTCTCCAAACTTTACGAACAAGGCTCAAACAAGCGTATCTTCAATGTCGACCGTCACGTAGGGATG GCAGTGGCTGGACTACTGGCTGATGCTCGATCCCTGTCTGAGGTGGCCAGAGAGGAGGCCTCCAACTTCAGATCCAACTATGGACACAATATCCCACTGAAG CATCTCTCAGAGAGAGTGGCCATGTACGTCCATGCCTACACGTTATACAGTGCGGTGCGGCCGTTTGGATGTAGCTTCATTTTGGGCTCTTACGATCAAGATGATGGTCCTCAGCTGTACATGGTTGACCCCTCTGGAATCTCATAT GGTTACTGGGGATGTGCTATTGGAAAAGCCAAGCAAGCCGCCAAGACAGAAATTGAAAAGCTTCAG ATGAAAGACATGACCTGCAGGGAGTTGGTAAAAGAGGTGGCCAaaat AATCTACATTGTACATGATGAAGTGAAAGACAAATCGTTCGAGTTGGAACTAAGCTGGGTTGGAGAAG TGACAAATGGAAAACATGAGCTGGTTCCAAAAGACATcagggaggaggcagagaagtACGCTAAG GATTCCTTGGAGGAGGAAGATGACTCTGATGAAGACAACATGTAA
- the LOC111963467 gene encoding proteasome subunit alpha type-3 isoform X2: MAVAGLLADARSLSEVAREEASNFRSNYGHNIPLKHLSERVAMYVHAYTLYSAVRPFGCSFILGSYDQDDGPQLYMVDPSGISYGYWGCAIGKAKQAAKTEIEKLQMKDMTCRELVKEVAKIIYIVHDEVKDKSFELELSWVGEVTNGKHELVPKDIREEAEKYAKDSLEEEDDSDEDNM, translated from the exons ATG GCAGTGGCTGGACTACTGGCTGATGCTCGATCCCTGTCTGAGGTGGCCAGAGAGGAGGCCTCCAACTTCAGATCCAACTATGGACACAATATCCCACTGAAG CATCTCTCAGAGAGAGTGGCCATGTACGTCCATGCCTACACGTTATACAGTGCGGTGCGGCCGTTTGGATGTAGCTTCATTTTGGGCTCTTACGATCAAGATGATGGTCCTCAGCTGTACATGGTTGACCCCTCTGGAATCTCATAT GGTTACTGGGGATGTGCTATTGGAAAAGCCAAGCAAGCCGCCAAGACAGAAATTGAAAAGCTTCAG ATGAAAGACATGACCTGCAGGGAGTTGGTAAAAGAGGTGGCCAaaat AATCTACATTGTACATGATGAAGTGAAAGACAAATCGTTCGAGTTGGAACTAAGCTGGGTTGGAGAAG TGACAAATGGAAAACATGAGCTGGTTCCAAAAGACATcagggaggaggcagagaagtACGCTAAG GATTCCTTGGAGGAGGAAGATGACTCTGATGAAGACAACATGTAA